From one Paenibacillus terrae HPL-003 genomic stretch:
- a CDS encoding glycosyltransferase family 2 protein, with protein MGDRLRWQIGGVSIPQTKRRIKEERQQIARLEQQLEAQRTEQAPVLYKLDFHIEELERRLQDTELRIQALQSAADTAAAVEQLLDESVQDGQAQEAQVQYPDGQQEQAATGAALGVVSGAPGSAGEEAATGIQNGRNGKARLGDQLVDNGIITRDQLTDAIRNQRRYGGRLGDILVEMGFITAEQLQEQVDGDESKERLGDMLVRSGYISPEQLERALEFQAKSGGLLGDILLSLQMLEPADLYRAIATQNRIGRIGEELALDAAYKLPEQVAMAYGVVVIHEYMNRYIVAVSDPLPEERRLKLEDILGMPVEQVLATKEEMEQLWGKIYGEEMMQESTTGLLEKEPHNSARTTFTKGQLWVFAAMGVITVLGLFWNSWNTVLIINMLIQLFYFAMTLFKFGIIYLGSRRGAQLRFTKEEVDAMDEKKLPIYTILVPMYKEAGVLPMLLRNLEQLDYPKSKLDVRLLIEEDDIETIELLREMKLPAYYTTLVVPDGLPKTKPKACNYGLIRARGEFVVIYDAEDRPDSDQLKKVIAAFNSLPEHYACIQAKLNYFNSTQNLLTRWFTQEYSMWFELLLPGIMQLDTPIPLGGTSNHFRVSVLKDINAWDPYNVTEDADLGIRLYKGGYKTAIVDSRTWEEANSRVGNWIRQRSRWIKGYMQTWLVHMRNPVKLVREVGWKGFFGFQVMILATPMLPLLNPIFWGLLILWFGWEMAFIPKLFPGYVYYLASAEFYIGNFLFVFSNVAGMYWVIGELEERGERSFSYAMVKYGLLSPLYWVLMSIAAVKAAWQLITKPFYWEKTTHGLTDMHDLDDAPAQSS; from the coding sequence ATGGGTGACAGGCTGAGGTGGCAGATTGGGGGAGTTTCAATTCCCCAAACCAAGAGAAGAATAAAAGAAGAGCGTCAGCAGATCGCTCGCCTGGAGCAGCAGTTGGAGGCCCAGCGGACGGAGCAGGCCCCGGTGCTGTACAAGCTGGATTTTCATATTGAGGAACTGGAACGGCGGCTTCAGGATACGGAACTGCGTATCCAGGCATTACAGAGCGCCGCGGATACGGCAGCAGCGGTGGAGCAATTGCTGGATGAAAGTGTGCAGGATGGACAAGCGCAGGAGGCGCAAGTCCAATATCCTGACGGCCAACAGGAGCAGGCTGCGACGGGAGCCGCCTTGGGAGTAGTCTCCGGCGCTCCTGGTTCCGCAGGCGAAGAGGCCGCCACGGGGATACAGAACGGACGGAACGGCAAAGCCCGCCTTGGAGACCAATTGGTGGACAACGGCATAATTACCCGCGATCAGCTTACCGACGCCATCCGAAACCAAAGACGTTACGGTGGCAGGTTGGGCGACATTTTGGTAGAGATGGGCTTCATTACCGCAGAGCAATTGCAGGAGCAGGTGGACGGTGATGAATCCAAAGAGCGACTGGGCGACATGCTGGTACGTTCCGGCTATATTTCACCAGAGCAGCTAGAGCGCGCGCTGGAGTTCCAGGCGAAGAGTGGCGGGCTGCTCGGCGATATTTTGCTGTCATTGCAAATGCTGGAGCCTGCGGATTTGTACCGCGCGATTGCTACACAGAACCGGATCGGCCGTATTGGTGAAGAGCTGGCACTGGATGCAGCCTATAAGTTACCCGAGCAGGTGGCCATGGCTTACGGTGTGGTCGTCATTCATGAATATATGAACCGCTATATTGTGGCGGTCAGTGATCCGTTGCCAGAAGAGCGGCGCTTGAAGCTGGAGGACATTCTCGGGATGCCGGTGGAGCAGGTGCTGGCGACCAAGGAAGAGATGGAGCAGCTCTGGGGTAAGATCTACGGTGAGGAAATGATGCAGGAGAGCACGACCGGATTGTTGGAAAAAGAGCCGCACAATTCGGCGCGTACGACCTTTACGAAGGGACAACTATGGGTGTTCGCGGCAATGGGCGTAATTACAGTGCTCGGTCTTTTCTGGAACAGCTGGAATACGGTGCTGATCATCAATATGCTGATCCAGCTGTTTTATTTTGCTATGACGCTCTTCAAATTCGGTATTATTTATCTCGGTTCCCGGCGTGGGGCGCAGCTTCGCTTTACGAAGGAAGAGGTCGACGCCATGGATGAGAAAAAGCTGCCGATCTATACCATTCTCGTACCGATGTACAAGGAGGCGGGCGTGCTTCCGATGCTGTTGCGGAATTTGGAGCAACTTGATTATCCAAAATCCAAGCTGGATGTGCGGCTGTTAATTGAAGAGGACGATATTGAGACGATTGAGCTGCTTCGTGAAATGAAGCTGCCCGCCTATTACACGACACTGGTTGTCCCTGACGGCTTGCCGAAAACCAAGCCGAAGGCGTGTAACTACGGGCTTATTCGGGCGCGTGGCGAATTTGTGGTTATTTATGATGCCGAGGATCGTCCCGACTCCGACCAGCTTAAAAAGGTCATTGCGGCGTTCAACTCGCTCCCTGAGCATTATGCGTGTATTCAAGCGAAGCTCAACTATTTTAACAGTACGCAAAATTTGCTGACCCGCTGGTTCACGCAGGAATATAGCATGTGGTTCGAACTGCTCCTGCCGGGTATTATGCAGTTAGATACGCCTATTCCTTTGGGCGGAACATCCAATCATTTTCGGGTATCCGTGCTCAAAGATATCAATGCGTGGGACCCCTACAATGTAACCGAGGATGCCGATCTGGGTATACGTCTGTATAAAGGGGGGTACAAAACCGCCATTGTCGATTCGCGTACATGGGAGGAAGCTAACAGTCGCGTAGGGAACTGGATTCGCCAGCGGTCACGCTGGATCAAGGGATACATGCAGACATGGCTGGTTCATATGCGCAATCCGGTGAAGCTGGTGCGTGAGGTGGGCTGGAAAGGCTTTTTCGGCTTTCAGGTCATGATTTTGGCGACACCGATGCTGCCTTTGCTGAATCCGATATTTTGGGGATTGCTGATTTTATGGTTTGGTTGGGAAATGGCCTTTATTCCCAAGCTGTTCCCGGGTTATGTGTATTACCTGGCCAGCGCGGAATTTTATATCGGTAACTTTTTGTTCGTATTTAGTAACGTGGCGGGAATGTATTGGGTCATCGGCGAACTGGAAGAGCGCGGTGAACGTTCATTTTCTTACGCGATGGTCAAATACGGGCTGCTTTCGCCGCTGTATTGGGTACTTATGAGTATTGCTGCGGTGAAGGCAGCCTGGCAGCTCATTACCAAGCCTTTCTATTGGGAGAAGACGACGCATGGTCTGACCGATATGCATGATCTGGATGATGCTCCTGCACAATCCTCCTGA
- the argH gene encoding argininosuccinate lyase, which produces MSKLWGGRFTKQTNKLVEEYTASIGFDQALAEEDIQGSLAHVAMLGKCGIIPQADADTIKEGLHTVLERIRRGEIEFSVSDEDIHMNIEKNLIEAIGPVGGKLHTGRSRNDQVATDMHLYLRGRVVALVGMLHDVQAALIGQAKDNLDTIVPGYTHLQRAQPILFAHHLLAYVSMLERDIDRLKDSYKRINVLPLGAGALAGTTFPIDRHFVAEQLGFDGVYENSLDAVSDRDFIVEFLAGASLIMTHLSRLSEELVLWSSTEFGFVELDDAFCTGSSIMPQKKNPDVPELVRGKTGRVYGNLVGLLTVLKSLPLAYNKDMQEDKEGMFDTVATLEGALQLFAPMIATMKVNKDRMRQAVNQDFSNATDIADFLVGKGLPFRQAHEVIGKTVLYCIQHGKYLLDLTLEEFQQFSDLFDDRIYEVLQPETVVNARNVYGGTATGQVQAAIGRSEQLLSSTSTWFEGHKRSN; this is translated from the coding sequence ATGAGTAAGCTATGGGGCGGACGTTTTACAAAGCAGACCAACAAGCTGGTAGAGGAATACACGGCTTCCATCGGGTTTGATCAAGCGTTGGCGGAAGAAGATATTCAGGGTAGTTTGGCTCATGTGGCCATGCTGGGCAAATGCGGGATTATTCCGCAGGCCGATGCGGATACGATCAAGGAAGGACTACACACAGTATTGGAGCGTATTCGCCGTGGGGAGATTGAGTTTTCGGTTTCGGACGAGGATATTCATATGAATATCGAGAAAAATCTGATCGAAGCGATTGGTCCAGTTGGCGGTAAGCTGCACACCGGGCGCAGCCGTAATGATCAGGTGGCAACGGATATGCACTTGTATTTGCGCGGACGTGTGGTGGCGCTGGTCGGTATGCTGCATGATGTACAAGCCGCACTAATCGGACAGGCGAAAGATAATCTGGATACGATTGTACCCGGATATACGCATTTGCAGCGTGCGCAGCCTATCTTGTTCGCGCATCATTTGCTCGCATATGTATCGATGCTGGAGCGCGATATTGACCGACTCAAAGATAGCTACAAGCGCATCAATGTATTGCCGCTAGGTGCGGGTGCCTTGGCCGGGACGACCTTTCCGATAGACCGTCATTTTGTAGCCGAGCAACTGGGTTTTGATGGTGTGTATGAAAATAGTCTGGACGCCGTTAGCGACCGGGACTTTATCGTAGAGTTTCTGGCTGGAGCTTCGCTGATCATGACGCATTTGTCGCGTCTAAGCGAAGAGCTGGTGTTGTGGAGCAGCACGGAGTTTGGCTTCGTGGAGCTGGATGATGCCTTTTGCACAGGCAGCAGCATTATGCCGCAGAAGAAAAACCCGGACGTACCGGAGCTGGTACGCGGTAAAACTGGACGCGTCTACGGCAATCTCGTTGGACTGCTGACCGTTTTGAAATCCTTGCCACTAGCGTACAACAAGGATATGCAGGAGGATAAGGAAGGCATGTTCGATACTGTTGCTACGCTGGAAGGGGCTTTGCAGTTGTTCGCGCCGATGATCGCCACGATGAAGGTGAACAAGGATCGCATGCGTCAAGCGGTCAATCAGGACTTCTCCAATGCGACGGATATTGCGGATTTCCTCGTGGGCAAGGGACTTCCGTTCCGTCAGGCGCATGAGGTTATCGGCAAAACGGTGCTGTATTGCATCCAGCATGGCAAGTATTTGCTTGATCTGACACTGGAGGAATTCCAGCAGTTTTCCGACTTGTTTGACGACCGTATCTATGAGGTGCTTCAACCGGAAACGGTGGTTAACGCCCGGAATGTATACGGTGGAACTGCAACCGGACAGGTACAGGCAGCCATCGGGCGCAGTGAACAGCTTCTGAGCAGCACGTCAACATGGTTTGAAGGGCACAAACGGAGTAACTAA